From Epinephelus lanceolatus isolate andai-2023 chromosome 12, ASM4190304v1, whole genome shotgun sequence, the proteins below share one genomic window:
- the map2k2b gene encoding dual specificity mitogen-activated protein kinase kinase 2b, producing MKSTPMVSTIGFDDCTADCHCLKYRETDSTVEPTGLCADAAPRRSPISVADTGNRPGKVSLKPSPVHPQVIMAPKKRPMPLNIAPASDGLSTSTNTDVSSEANLEALKRIMEELDLDEQQKKRLEAFLTQKAKVGELRDDDFNRVCELGAGNGGVVNKECHRPSGIIMARKLIHLEIKPAIRNQIIRELQVLHECNSPYIVGFYGAFYSDGEISICMEHMDGGSLDQVLTEAKRIPEEILGKVSIAVLRGLAYLRDKHQIMHRDVKPSNILVNSRGEIKLCDFGVSGQLIDSMANSFVGTRSYMSPERLQGTHYSVQSDVWSMGLSLVELSIGRFPIPPPDAKELEAIFGRPILAGSEEETLSTSPRPRPPGRPVSGHGPAMAIFELLDYIVNEPPPKLPHGVFTSDFQDFVTKCLIKNPSERADLKMLMNHMFIKRSEVEEVDFAGWLCKTMGLNQPSTPTRTAD from the exons ATGAAATCTACTCCTATGGTTTCGACCATAGGTTTCGACGACTGCACAGCTGACTGTCATTGCTTGAAATATCGCGAGACTGACTCCACGGTTGAACCCACCGGGCTGTGTGCGGATGCTGCTCCGCGTCGCTCCCCCATCTCTGTTGCTGATACTGGGaaccg CCCAGGAAAAGTCTCTCTTAAGCCCAGCCCAGTTCATCCACAAGTGATCATGGCTCCTAAAAAGAGACCAATGCCCTTAAACATCGCTCCTGCTAGTGATGGGTTATCCACCTCCACCAACACTGATGTTTCATCTGA GGCCAATTTAGAGGCACTTAAAAGAATAATGGAGGAGCTGGACCTGGATGAACAACAGAAGAAAAGGTTAGAAGCTTTCCTCACCCAGAAGGCCAAGGTGGGCGAGTTGAGAGATGATGACTTCAATCGAGTATGTGAGCTGGGTGCGGGCAATGGAGGAGTTGTCAACAAGGAATGTCACAGACCTTCAGGAATAATCATGGCCAGAAAG CTCATTCATCTTGAAATCAAACCTGCCATCAGAAACCAGATCATCCGAGAGCTTCAGGTGCTGCATGAGTGTAACTCTCCCTACATTGTCGGCTTCTATGGAGCATTTTATAGTGATGGAGAGATCAgcatctgcatggagcacatg GACGGTGGATCTCTGGACCAGGTGCTGACAGAAGCAAAGCGAATCCCTGAAGAGATTCTGGGCAAAGTTAGCATTGCT GTTTTGAGAGGCCTTGCGTACCTAAGAGACAAACATCAAATCATGCATAGAG ATGTGAAGCCTTCAAACATCCTGGTGAACTCCCGTGGGGAGATCaagttgtgtgactttggtgtaaGCGGGCAGCTCATAGACTCCATGGCCAATTCCTTTGTTGGGACAAGATCTTATATGTCG CCTGAGAGATTGCAGGGAACTCACTACTCTGTGCAGTCAGATGTGTGGAGCATGGGCCTGTCCCTTGTGGAGCTGTCAATCGGGCGCTTCCCCATCCCTCCTCCAGATGCCAAAGAACTGGAGGCCATATTTGGACGGCCCATCTTGGCTGGTAGTGAAGAAGAGACGCTCAGCACTTCGCCCAGACCCAGACCGCCGGGTAGACCTGTCAGTG GTCATGGTCCTGCAATGGCCATCTTTGAACTTCTAGACTACATAGTAAATGAG CCCCCTCCCAAACTACCACACGGCGTCTTCACCTCTGATTTCCAGGACTTTGTGACAAAGTG TCTCATCAAAAATCCATCAGAGAGGGCTGACTTGAAAATGTTGATG AACCATATGTTTATCAAGCGGTCTGAGGTGGAGGAGGTAGACTTTGCTGGCTGGCTTTGTAAAACCATGGGGCTGAACCAACCTAGCACTCCCACACGCACTGcagactga